One window from the genome of Flavobacterium agricola encodes:
- a CDS encoding SRPBCC family protein — protein sequence MNATYVPIAEAQMLIKKPVSEVFNAFIDPEITKNFWFTNASGSLEVGTTITWEWEMYKVKTDVFVFDIKPNQLIALTWGTPATYLDFEFEAVSEQTTYVQIKNYGFTEVGNELIEVIKNNTGGFTTVLDGLKAYLEHGINLNLIHDKFLKK from the coding sequence ATGAATGCAACATATGTTCCGATTGCTGAAGCGCAAATGCTTATTAAAAAACCTGTAAGTGAGGTTTTTAATGCTTTTATAGATCCAGAAATCACCAAAAACTTTTGGTTTACCAATGCAAGTGGTAGCCTAGAAGTTGGTACAACCATTACCTGGGAATGGGAAATGTACAAAGTTAAAACCGATGTTTTTGTGTTTGATATAAAACCGAATCAACTTATCGCTTTAACTTGGGGAACGCCTGCAACGTATTTAGATTTTGAGTTTGAAGCAGTTTCTGAGCAAACTACCTACGTACAGATAAAAAATTATGGATTTACTGAAGTTGGAAACGAATTAATTGAAGTTATAAAAAACAACACCGGCGGATTTACAACCGTTTTAGATGGTTTAAAAGCATATTTAGAACATGGGATTAACCTGAATTTGATTCACGATAAGTTTTTAAAAAAATAA
- a CDS encoding M20/M25/M40 family metallo-hydrolase — protein sequence MTIKRVFFALAFIVIALVAVLVIKMVSYPFQPTKKLKDHAKVYPYNGKAINRLAQAIRIPTISNVNYENTDFKPFNDFKSFLINSYPAIYKQMDTLTINKHGLVFKWKGKDATKKPILFLSHQDVVPISDYNFELDPTTGDRVFNLTNTETDSITEYQSEWKYPPFSGAVANGRIYGRGTLDMKGMLIAIMEAADELIAENYQPEQDVYFAFGQDEEVSGLNGAKKIAEYFKEQNIHFDAVYDEGGFVLGPKTVLKAVDKAVATVGVGEKGFLTVAIRVNGTGGHSSIPPKKGSLVLAAELAEKLNTNQLPATIIPPVANFINNIGGAMDFKSKLAISNQWLLGGVLLKTLENTPASNAMVRTTTALTMMHASDAPNVLSATTTLTVNFRILQGQTVADVLEHVKKQCEGYDTEIDIISQREPSNLSPTDSKQYLFLKDVIAKNYPNAIITPYLTIGGTDSYKYELVSDNVFRFMPVQINEYEQRLIHNDNESISIENYMRMINHFKLLMQQP from the coding sequence ATGACTATTAAACGCGTATTTTTTGCCTTAGCTTTTATTGTAATAGCTTTAGTTGCTGTTTTGGTTATTAAAATGGTTAGCTATCCATTTCAACCAACCAAAAAACTAAAAGATCATGCTAAAGTTTATCCTTACAACGGCAAAGCGATAAACCGCTTAGCTCAAGCCATTCGTATTCCTACAATAAGCAACGTAAATTACGAAAACACCGATTTTAAACCGTTTAATGATTTTAAATCATTTTTAATCAATTCGTACCCGGCCATTTACAAACAAATGGATACGTTAACCATTAATAAACACGGCTTAGTTTTTAAATGGAAAGGAAAAGATGCTACCAAAAAGCCCATTTTATTTCTATCTCATCAAGATGTAGTACCAATTAGCGATTATAATTTTGAACTTGATCCTACAACAGGCGATCGCGTATTTAACTTAACCAATACCGAAACCGATTCGATTACTGAATACCAAAGCGAATGGAAATATCCGCCATTTAGTGGCGCAGTTGCTAACGGCCGTATATACGGACGCGGAACTTTAGATATGAAAGGGATGCTTATTGCCATTATGGAAGCTGCAGATGAATTAATTGCTGAAAACTACCAACCCGAACAAGATGTTTATTTTGCTTTTGGACAAGATGAAGAAGTTAGCGGACTAAACGGTGCTAAAAAAATTGCAGAATATTTTAAAGAACAAAACATTCATTTTGATGCTGTTTATGATGAAGGCGGATTTGTATTAGGTCCAAAAACGGTATTAAAAGCGGTAGATAAAGCAGTTGCAACCGTTGGCGTTGGCGAAAAAGGCTTTTTAACCGTTGCCATTCGTGTAAACGGTACGGGCGGACATTCTTCTATTCCTCCTAAAAAAGGCAGCTTAGTTTTAGCTGCAGAACTTGCAGAAAAACTAAATACCAACCAATTGCCTGCAACTATAATTCCGCCAGTAGCAAACTTTATTAATAATATTGGTGGTGCCATGGATTTTAAATCAAAATTGGCTATTTCAAACCAATGGTTGCTAGGGGGCGTTTTACTAAAAACACTCGAAAATACGCCAGCATCTAACGCTATGGTTCGTACAACAACAGCTTTAACCATGATGCACGCCAGCGATGCACCTAACGTTTTATCGGCAACAACTACGTTAACCGTAAACTTTAGAATTTTACAAGGACAAACGGTTGCTGATGTTTTAGAACATGTTAAAAAGCAATGCGAAGGTTATGATACCGAAATTGATATTATATCGCAACGTGAACCATCTAACCTTTCGCCAACCGATAGCAAACAATATTTATTTTTAAAAGATGTTATTGCTAAAAACTATCCAAATGCTATTATAACCCCATATTTAACCATTGGCGGAACCGATAGCTATAAATACGAATTGGTTTCTGATAATGTTTTTCGCTTTATGCCAGTACAAATAAATGAATACGAGCAACGTTTAATTCATAATGATAACGAATCGATTTCAATAGAAAACTACATGCGCATGATTAACCATTTTAAATTACTAATGCAACAACCTTAG
- a CDS encoding zinc ribbon domain-containing protein codes for MPTENKFCQSCGMPMKEDPQHGGTNADGSKNTDYCSYCYANGSFTFTGTVSEFQEHCRQQMIKSGRSKIIAWLFTRGMKRLARWKN; via the coding sequence ATGCCAACAGAAAATAAATTTTGCCAAAGTTGCGGCATGCCAATGAAAGAAGATCCGCAACACGGTGGTACCAATGCAGATGGTAGTAAAAATACAGATTATTGCAGCTATTGCTATGCTAACGGATCTTTTACATTTACGGGCACTGTTAGCGAATTTCAAGAACATTGTAGACAACAAATGATAAAAAGCGGCCGCTCTAAAATAATTGCTTGGTTGTTTACAAGAGGAATGAAACGTTTAGCCCGTTGGAAAAATTAA